A genome region from Brienomyrus brachyistius isolate T26 chromosome 23, BBRACH_0.4, whole genome shotgun sequence includes the following:
- the pum1 gene encoding pumilio homolog 1 isoform X1, which yields MSVACVLKRKAVLWQDSFSPHLRQPPLETAPPSMPVVLTTGPGTAAAGQPPQAPPPSQALPPGQATPGGRSQDDAMVDYFFQRQHGEQPVVGYNNGKHRWPTGDSIHGDTQVRSMDELNHDFQALALEGRAMGEQFLPGKKFWPEDPSKDGPKGIFLDQWRDSAWGTSDHSVSQPIMVQRRPGQSFHGGGGGEVGSVLSPRSESGGLGVSMVEYVLSSSPADKMEPCLSKRAFGPRDPEVDDGDKREKKSKAAFDPDKLKELKEVEGDGLESAGSLPMQNGIDVDVKEPFSRTPGNCPPPGAEVDLLGTGQGPVEGLSQLTGSGGPKPVEDFSGVESQGVPMDPMESVGMEPLQFEYPSSQMPIDSSGATVGLFEYNSQQQLFQRPNALAVQQQQYALAAAQQPHIGLAPAAFVPNPYIISAAPPGTDPYTAGLAAAATLGPAVMPHQYYGVTPWGVYPANLFQQQAAAAAAASSSANQQAASQSQQNQQQVMRAGGNQRPLTPNQSQQGQQTDQLVAAAAVNSALAFGQGLAAGVPGYPVLAPAAYYDQTGALVVSTGTRSGPVRLMAPASVIISPTAAQAVAAAAASANGASGGLPGGAGGPFRALGSQQPTAQQPGSGLPSSSFYGSGSLNSGSQGSSLFSQGSAGPPGGTSLGFGTNGGPGGPGAGGGGSSSLGATLGATLGGFGTAVASSSAGGGSRRDSLTSSTDLYKRPPSSLAPIGHGFYNGLGFSSSPGPVGMPLPNQGPAHSLTPPPSLSTHGSSSSLNLGGLTNGSGRYISAAPGAEAKYRNTSSGSSLFSPSSQLFPSSRLRYGMSDVMPSGRSRLLEDFRNNRYPNLQLREIAGHIMEFSQDQHGSRFIQLKLERATPAERQLVFSEILQAAYQLMVDVFGNYVIQKFFEFGSLDQKLALAERIRGHVLSLALQMYGCRVIQKALEFIPSEQQVISEMVRELDGHVLKCVKDQNGNHVVQKCIECVQPHALQFIIDAFKGQVFALSTHPYGCRVIQRILEHCLPEQTLSILEELHAHTEQLVQDQYGNYVIQHVLEHGRTEDKSKIVAEIRGNVLALSQHKFASNVVEKCVTHASRTERALLVDEVCSVSDGPHSALYTMMKDQYANYVVQKMIDVAEPTQRKIVMHKIRPHIGTLRKYTYGKHILAKLEKYYMKNGVDLGSICGPPNGIM from the exons ATGAGCGTAGCGTGCGTGTTGAAGAGAAAAGCAGTACTCTGGCAGGACTCCTTCAGCCCCCACCTCAGACAGCCCCCCCTTGAGACTGCACCTCCCAGCATGCCTGTGGTGCTCACGACTGGACCAGGAACCGCTGCAGCGGGCCAGCCCCCTCAGGCCCCACCCCCTAGCcaagccctgccccctggccagGCCACTCCTGGGGGGCGTTCCCAGGATGATGCCATGGTCGATTACTTCTTCCAGCGGCAGCATGGAGAGCAGCCGGTCGTGGGCTACAATAATGGCAAGCACCGCTGGCCAACCGGAGACAGTATCCACGGTGATACCCAG GTGCGATCTATGGATGAGCTGAACCACGACTTTCAGGCCCTGGCACTGGAAGGTCGGGCCATGGGAGAG CAGTTCCTGCCAGGAAAGAAGTTCTGGCCAGAGGACCCAAGTAAGGACGGACCAAAGGGGATTTTCCTTGACCAGTGGCGGGACAGCGCCTGGGGAACCTCTG ACCACTCAGTGTCGCAACCCATCATGGTGCAGCGGAGGCCTGGCCAGAGTTTCCATGGCGGCGGCGGCGGTGAGGTGGGCTCCGTGCTGTCGCCGCGCTCCGAGAGCGGGGGTCTCGGCGTCAGCATGGTAGAATACGTGCTCAGTTCCTCCCCCGCGGACAAGATGGAGCCCTGCTTGAGCAAGAGAGCCTTT GGACCCCGTGACCCTGAGGTGGATGATGGTGACAAGCGCGAGAAGAAGAGCAAGGCGGCCTTCGACCCGGACAAGCTGAAGGAGCTGAAGGAGGTGGAGGGAGATGGACTGGAGAGCGCCGGCAGCCTGCCCATGCAGAATGGCATCGACGTTGACGTCAAGGAGCCCTTCAG CCGCACCCCAGGGAACTGCCCCCCTCCTGGAGCAGAGGTGGACCTGCTGGGCACCGGCCAAGGTCCCGTGGAGGGCCTCTCCCAGTTGACAGGCAGCGGCGGGCCCAAGCCTGTGGAGGACTTCTCCGGTGTGGAGTCTCAAGGTGTCCCCATGGACCCCATGGAGTCCGTGGGCATGGAACCGCTGCAGTTTGAGTACCCGAGTAGTCAGATGCCCATCGACTCCTCCGGCGCCACCGTGGGGCTGTTTGAGTACAATTCCCAACAGCAG ctgttccagaGACCAAACGCGCTGGCcgtgcagcagcagcagtatgCCCTGGCTGCCGCCCAGCAGCCCCACATCG GTCTTGCGCCAGCTGCCTTCGTGCCGAATCCTTACATCATCAGTGCTGCCCCGCCTGGCACTGACCCCTATACTGCAGGCCTGGCAGCAGCTGCCACCCTAG GTCCAGCCGTGATGCCCCACCAGTACTACGGCGTGACTCCCTGGGGCGTTTACCCTGCcaacctcttccagcagcaggcagcggcggcggctgcagccTCCAGCTCGGCCAATCAGCAGGCAGCCAGCCAGTCCCAGcagaaccagcagcag GTGATGCGTGCAGGGGGGAACCAGCGCCCCCTCACCCCCAACCAGAGCCAGCAGGGCCAGCAGACGGACCAGCTTGTCGCCGCGGCCGCCGTGAACTCCGCCCTGGCTTTCGGACAGGGCCTGGCTGCAGGTGTGCCTG GTTACCCAGTCCTGGCCCCTGCCGCCTACTATGACCAAACTGGTGCACTGGTAGTAAGCACTGGGACCCGGAGCGGCCCAGTTCGCCTCATGGCCCCTGCCTCCGTCATCATCAGCCCCACGGCCGCCCAAGCAG tggcagcagcagcagcctctgCCAACGGTGCCAGCGGGGGCCTTCCTGGTGGGGCCGGGGGTCCCTTCCGGGCCCTGGGCTCCCAGCAGCCAACGGCTCAGCAGCCTGGCAGTGGCCTTCCCTCCAGCTCTTTCTACGGCTCTGGCTCCCTGAACTCGGGCTCCCAGGGCAGCTCGCTCTTCTCCCAGGGCTCCGCCGGCCCCCCCGGGGGCACCTCGCTGGGCTTCGGCACCAACGGCGGCCCTGGGGGCCCCGGTGCTGGCGGCGGGGGGTCCTCCTCGCTGGGCGCCACGCTTGGTGCCACGCTGGGCGGATTCGGCACTGCAG TGGCCAGTTCCAGCGCAGGTGGCGGCTCGCGGCGTGACTCCCTGACCAGCAGCACGGACCTGTACAAGCGCCCCCCCAGCAGCCTGGCCCCTATCGGCCACGGCTTCTATAATGGCCTGGGCTTCTCCTCCTCGCCCGGACCCGTGGGCATGCCTCTGCCCAACCAAGGCCCTGCCCACTCACTGACACCTCCCCCTTCGCTGTCCACCCATGGCTCCTCCTCCAGCCTCAACCTcg GAGGCCTGACCAATGGCAGCGGGCGGTACATCTCGGCGGCGCCGGGGGCGGAGGCCAAGTACCGGAACACCAGCAGCGGTTCCAGCCTCTTCAGTCCCAGCAGCCAGCTCTTCCCGTCGTCACGGCTACGCTACGGCATGTCCGACGTGATGCCGTCCGGCCGCAGCCGGCTGCTGGAGGACTTCCGCAACAACCGCTACCCCAACCTGCAGCTGCGGGAGATTGCCGGCCACATCATGGAGTTCTCCCAGGATCAGCACGGCTCCAG GTTCATCCAGCTGAAGCTAGAGCGGGCCACACCGGCAGAAAGGCAGCTGGTCTTCAGTGAGATCCTGCAAGCCGCTTACCAGCTCATGGTTGACGTCTTCGGCAACTACGTCATCCAGAAGTTCTTTGAG TTTGGCAGCCTGGACCAGAAGTTGGCGCTGGCCGAGCGCATCCGGGGCCACGTGCTGTCGCTGGCGCTGCAGATGTACGGCTGCCGGGTCATCCAGAAGGCGCTGGAGTTCATCCCGTCTGAGCAGCAAGTCATC AGCGAGATGGTGCGCGAGCTGGACGGACATGTGCTGAAGTGCGTCAAGGACCAGAATGGGAACCACGTAGTGCAGAAGTGCATTGAATGCGTGCAGCCGCATGCCTTGCAGTTCATCATTGATGCCTTCAAGGGCCAG gtgTTTGCCCTCTCCACCCACCCATACGGCTGCCGGGTGATTCAGCGCATCTTGGAGCACTGTCTCCCCGAGCAGACGCTGTCCATCTTGGAGGAGCTGCATGCGCACACGGAGCAGCTGGTGCAG gaccaGTACGGCAACTACGTCATCCAGCACGTGCTGGAGCATGGACGCACCGAGGACAAGAGCAAGATCGTGGCCGAGATCCGTGGCAACGTGCTGGCGCTCAGTCAACACAAGTTTGCCAG TAACGTGGTGGAGAAGTGTGTAACCCACGCTTCGCGGACAGAGCGCGCCCTGCTGGTGGACGAGGTGTGCAGCGTGAGCGATGGCCCCCACAGTGCCTTATACACCATGATGAAGGACCAGTACGCTAACTATGTGGTGCAGAAGATGATCGACGTGGCCGAGCCCACACAGCGCAAGATCGTCATGCACAAG ATCCGGCCCCACATCGGCACTTTGAGGAAGTACACCTATGGCAAGCACATCCTGGCCAAGCTGGAGAAGTACTACATGAAGAACGGAGTGGACCTGGGCTCCATCTGTGGCCCCCCCAACGGCATCATGTAA